Genomic window ([Eubacterium] hominis):
TATGTATCTTTAGAAGAATTACTAAAACAGGCTGATTTTGTTTCTCTACACTGTCCACTTACACCAGATACAAAACATATCATCAACAAAGAAACGTTATCCTTGATGAAAAGTACAGCATTTTTGATCAATACATCACGCGGCGCCCTGATCGATGAGGAGGCATTGCTTCATGCTTTACAAAACAAAAAGATTGCGGGGGCAGGATTAGATGTACAAGAAGTAGAACCGCCAAGAGAAGATCATCCTTTCTACGAAATGGATCAGGTGATTCTTACTCCACATATGGGATGGCGTGGTTTAGAAACAAGACAGCGCTTACTACAGCTGGTTTCCAATACATTAAATGCATATATTGAGGGACATCCAATCAATGTAATCGTCAATACAAATAACATGTGATGATTTGTAAAATAAATGTAAAAAATATAAACGGAATAGGAATTATATGAAATACTTGGTATAATGAAAGAAAGTAAAGAGAGGATTCATTATGTTATTAAAACTTTTAGAGAGAATGGGTTTCACAAAAGAAGAGGGAAGCTGGATTCTATATGATGTAGGAAACAGCGCACAGGTATTAACGACATGTACCGTTATTTTTCCATTGTTGATTGCGAAAATCACACCGGGTGACAGCAGCGTCTATGTTGGATGGGCAAATGCAGTATATGCGATTATTCTGGCACTTATTTCACCAGTGCTGGGAACGATGGCAGATTATAAAGATACGAAAATGAAAATGTTTAAGTTCTTCCTGTTTATTGGTATTGCGGGAGGATTTGGTCTGGCGTTGCCATTTATTGATTATAAAACAGCGATTGTTGTATTCGTCATTGCCATGCTGGGATACAATGGCTCTATCATTTTCTATGATGCATTTATTGTAGATGTGTGCGATGATGAGCGAGTGGATAAAGTGTCTGCGGCAGGCTATGCATGGGGATATATTGGCAGTGTGTTGCCTTTCTTGATCTTTGTGATTCCATTTGCGGCAGTAACCTTATTTGGAGATACGAATGGTGATTTGGTATTAGGCGGATTCACATTGACCTATCGTGTCGCATGTGGTATTACAATGGGACTTGCGGTATTATGGTGGTTATTTTATTCTTTGCCAATTATGAAGAATGTAAAACAAACACATTATCATGAACCTGTACCACATGTTGTGAAAGAATCATTTTCACACTTATATCATACATTCCGCGATGTTAAGAAAAATAAAAATATTTTCCTGTTTTGTATTTCTTATTTCTTTTATATCGATTGTGTAAATACCGTTATTAAAATGGCTGTATCACTTGCAAGTGAAATGGGAATTGATGATACTATGAGTCTTGTGGTTGTAATCTTGATTAATATTGTGGCTTGTCCTGCATCTATTTTCTTTGGCAGACTGGTTGGCAGATTTGGTTCTAAGAAGATGATTTATTCTGGCATTATCGGATATACAGGCGTTGTTTTATGTGGTGCGATGATTAAGACATATCCATCCTTTATCTGGGCAGTAGCATTGTTGGTTGGGTTGTTTCAGGGTGGTATTCAATCTGTATCAAGAAGTTATTTCGCAAAGCTGATT
Coding sequences:
- a CDS encoding MFS transporter, with the translated sequence MLLKLLERMGFTKEEGSWILYDVGNSAQVLTTCTVIFPLLIAKITPGDSSVYVGWANAVYAIILALISPVLGTMADYKDTKMKMFKFFLFIGIAGGFGLALPFIDYKTAIVVFVIAMLGYNGSIIFYDAFIVDVCDDERVDKVSAAGYAWGYIGSVLPFLIFVIPFAAVTLFGDTNGDLVLGGFTLTYRVACGITMGLAVLWWLFYSLPIMKNVKQTHYHEPVPHVVKESFSHLYHTFRDVKKNKNIFLFCISYFFYIDCVNTVIKMAVSLASEMGIDDTMSLVVVILINIVACPASIFFGRLVGRFGSKKMIYSGIIGYTGVVLCGAMIKTYPSFIWAVALLVGLFQGGIQSVSRSYFAKLIPDKADSNEFFGFFSVFSKFSAILGPIAVSVIIMITGETRYGILGLIPMMLLGALVLAFVKDPESEQKFHKKKIK